From the genome of Halomonas sp. MCCC 1A13316, one region includes:
- a CDS encoding Gfo/Idh/MocA family protein, whose protein sequence is MSFINLGLVGFGKIARDQHQPALAESDEFRLVASADPHSLHESVPGYAALDDMLAAHPEIDAVAICTPTSLRYSQAHLALEQGKHVLLEKPPGATLSEVEDLALLAERQGCTLFAAWHSRFAPGVADAREWLRERQVQRVEIDWKEDVRVWHPGQAWIWEPAGMGVFDPGINALSIITEILPHAFFLRVARLWIPCNCQAPIAARLDFSDALATPIVANFDFRQSGPPTWSIHVETDCGRLSLSQGGRRLEVAGQCVLDADEREYPGLYARFAELIRSGGSEVDLAPLRHVADACLLGWRETTEAFHE, encoded by the coding sequence ATGTCCTTCATAAACTTGGGGCTTGTCGGCTTCGGCAAGATCGCTCGCGACCAGCATCAACCGGCTTTAGCCGAAAGTGACGAATTTCGTTTGGTTGCCAGTGCCGATCCGCATTCACTCCACGAATCTGTGCCCGGCTACGCAGCCTTGGATGATATGCTTGCGGCGCATCCGGAGATTGATGCGGTGGCCATCTGTACGCCCACCAGCCTGCGCTACTCGCAGGCTCATCTGGCCCTTGAGCAGGGCAAACACGTGCTGCTGGAGAAACCGCCGGGCGCGACGCTGAGTGAAGTCGAAGATTTAGCGTTGTTGGCAGAGCGCCAGGGCTGCACCTTGTTCGCCGCCTGGCATTCGCGCTTCGCCCCGGGCGTGGCGGATGCGCGCGAGTGGTTGCGTGAGCGTCAGGTGCAGCGAGTCGAGATCGATTGGAAAGAAGATGTCCGTGTATGGCACCCCGGTCAGGCTTGGATCTGGGAGCCGGCCGGAATGGGCGTTTTCGACCCGGGCATCAATGCATTGTCGATCATCACCGAAATACTTCCGCACGCCTTCTTCCTACGGGTTGCTCGGCTGTGGATACCTTGCAATTGTCAAGCGCCGATTGCGGCCCGGCTGGACTTCAGCGACGCCTTGGCGACACCGATTGTGGCTAACTTCGATTTCCGCCAGTCCGGCCCGCCGACCTGGAGCATACATGTCGAGACCGATTGCGGTCGCCTAAGCCTGTCCCAGGGCGGACGCCGGCTGGAAGTCGCCGGGCAGTGTGTTCTCGATGCCGATGAGCGCGAATACCCCGGGCTCTATGCACGTTTTGCCGAGCTGATTCGCAGCGGGGGCTCGGAGGTGGACCTGGCGCCATTGCGTCATGTGGCAGATGCCTGCCTATTGGGGTGGCGCGAGACGACCGAAGCCTTTCACGAGTGA
- a CDS encoding fumarylacetoacetate hydrolase family protein, which yields MNDNKTTVYLPQDAEQALLVGRAWRDDGPALVVVRRGEVTDISSQCDCMADLLDRNDAADFARGVEGESLGPVATLLENSLAEPQRLPYLLAPCDVQAIKACGVTFAVSLLERVIEEQAGGDATKASLLRSELNEVIGQDLSRIAPGSDEAMALKAALQARGAWSQYMEVGLGPDAEVFTKAQPFSSVGFGARVGLHPASKWNNPEPEIVLAVDAQGEPKGATLGNDVNLRDVEGRSALLLGKAKDNNASCAIGPFIRLFDEHFTLDSVRQAHVTLRIEGEDDGFLLEGESDMREISRDPLDLVRQTVGAHHQYPDGFMLFLGTMFSPIQDRDGEGQGFTHHIGDSVTIATPALGALVNRVDRSDKLPPWTFGIRQWRAHRH from the coding sequence GTGAACGACAACAAGACGACCGTTTACCTTCCCCAGGACGCGGAGCAGGCCCTGCTGGTGGGCCGTGCATGGCGAGACGACGGCCCGGCCCTGGTGGTGGTGCGCCGAGGGGAGGTGACCGACATCTCCTCCCAGTGCGACTGCATGGCCGACCTGCTCGACCGCAACGATGCCGCCGACTTCGCCCGAGGCGTGGAAGGCGAATCGCTCGGCCCCGTCGCGACCCTACTGGAGAACTCCCTGGCCGAACCGCAGCGACTGCCCTACCTGCTCGCGCCCTGCGACGTGCAGGCGATCAAGGCCTGCGGCGTGACCTTCGCCGTGAGCCTGCTGGAGCGGGTGATCGAGGAGCAGGCCGGCGGTGATGCCACCAAGGCCAGCCTGTTGCGTAGCGAGCTCAACGAGGTGATCGGCCAGGACCTGTCGCGCATCGCACCGGGGTCCGACGAGGCCATGGCGCTCAAGGCGGCACTCCAGGCCCGCGGCGCCTGGTCGCAGTACATGGAGGTGGGCCTGGGGCCCGACGCCGAGGTGTTCACCAAGGCACAACCCTTCTCCTCGGTAGGCTTTGGTGCCCGTGTCGGCCTGCATCCGGCATCGAAATGGAACAACCCCGAGCCCGAAATCGTATTGGCGGTGGATGCCCAGGGCGAACCCAAGGGCGCCACGCTGGGCAATGACGTCAACCTGCGCGACGTCGAGGGCCGCAGCGCCCTGCTGCTGGGCAAGGCCAAGGACAACAATGCTTCTTGCGCCATCGGACCGTTCATTCGCCTGTTCGACGAGCACTTCACGCTGGACAGCGTGCGCCAGGCACATGTCACGCTGCGCATTGAGGGCGAGGACGACGGCTTCCTGCTCGAAGGCGAGAGCGACATGCGCGAGATCAGCCGCGACCCGCTGGATCTGGTGCGCCAGACCGTCGGCGCGCACCACCAGTACCCCGACGGATTCATGCTGTTCCTCGGCACCATGTTCTCGCCGATCCAGGACCGCGACGGCGAGGGCCAGGGCTTTACCCACCATATCGGCGACAGCGTCACCATCGCCACCCCGGCGCTGGGCGCGCTGGTCAATCGCGTCGACCGATCCGATAAGCTGCCGCCGTGGACCTTCGGCATACGCCAGTGGCGAGCCCATCGCCACTAG
- a CDS encoding DEAD/DEAH box helicase, with the protein MTSTSVASPSFGDLALLPAVLAAVETLGYETPSPIQTQTIPALLEGRDMLGQAQTGTGKTAAFALPLLSRLELTRREPQVLVLAPTRELAQQVAVSFSKYGQNLQGLEVATLCGGQEYREQLGALKRGAQVVVGTPGRVIDHLDRGSLKLDGLSALVLDEADEMLRMGFIDDVKRVVADTPKEAQRVFFSATLPTEIERIVNRYLVDPVKVAIESRTTTGENIEQRLVRVDGGAKLEALSRILEVEAVDAAIVFVRTRAACTTLMEQLSARGVNVASLSGDLDQSLRERTIQRLKRGKVDVLIATDVAARGLDVPRITHVFNYDLPQDAEAYTHRIGRTGRAGRTGISITFVGFREGRKVGWIEQATGQKLSEMEVPDEAAIRAHRDEVFHQRIIGSLTGGADEQRALVERLVAEGHDPVELACAFAALARADEAPIGRLQAPRKERVERGGERASRDGKPPRRERDSRGPSEGMTRYRVAVGHKDGVKPGQLVGALANEGGIEGSRIGRIDIRNAFSVVELPSSLPPSILAKMARARVAGRPLEISEDGGAPERAPRRRREDGDAPVRRRTSA; encoded by the coding sequence ATGACCTCGACTTCTGTCGCTTCGCCGAGCTTCGGCGATCTTGCTCTGCTGCCTGCCGTTCTCGCCGCTGTCGAAACACTGGGTTACGAAACTCCATCTCCGATTCAGACACAGACCATTCCGGCACTGCTGGAAGGGCGTGACATGCTGGGCCAGGCCCAGACCGGTACCGGCAAGACCGCGGCATTCGCCTTGCCGCTGCTGTCGCGGCTCGAGCTGACTCGCCGCGAGCCCCAGGTGCTGGTGCTGGCGCCTACTCGTGAACTGGCCCAGCAGGTGGCCGTCTCTTTCAGCAAGTACGGCCAGAACCTGCAGGGTCTGGAAGTCGCCACTCTGTGCGGTGGCCAGGAATATCGTGAACAGCTGGGTGCGCTGAAGCGTGGCGCACAGGTGGTGGTGGGCACGCCGGGCCGGGTGATCGATCACCTCGACCGTGGCAGCCTCAAGCTCGACGGTCTCTCCGCCCTGGTGCTGGACGAAGCCGACGAGATGCTGCGCATGGGCTTCATCGACGACGTCAAGCGTGTCGTCGCCGATACCCCCAAGGAAGCTCAGCGGGTGTTCTTCTCCGCCACCCTGCCGACCGAGATCGAGCGCATCGTCAACCGCTACCTGGTCGACCCGGTCAAGGTCGCGATCGAGTCGCGCACCACCACCGGCGAGAATATTGAGCAGCGCCTGGTGCGCGTCGACGGCGGCGCCAAGCTGGAGGCGCTGTCGCGCATCCTCGAGGTCGAGGCGGTGGATGCTGCCATCGTCTTCGTGCGCACCCGGGCTGCCTGTACCACATTGATGGAGCAGCTCTCCGCGCGTGGCGTGAACGTGGCCAGCCTCTCGGGCGACCTCGACCAGAGCCTGCGCGAGCGCACCATTCAGCGTCTCAAGCGCGGCAAGGTCGACGTGCTGATCGCCACCGACGTGGCCGCCCGCGGCCTCGACGTGCCGCGCATCACCCACGTCTTCAACTATGACCTGCCCCAGGATGCCGAGGCCTACACCCACCGTATCGGCCGTACCGGCCGGGCCGGGCGTACCGGTATCTCGATCACCTTCGTCGGCTTCCGCGAAGGCCGCAAGGTGGGCTGGATCGAGCAGGCCACCGGCCAGAAGCTCAGCGAAATGGAAGTGCCCGACGAGGCCGCCATTCGCGCTCATCGTGACGAAGTATTCCATCAGCGCATCATCGGCAGCCTGACCGGCGGTGCCGACGAGCAGCGCGCACTGGTCGAGCGCCTGGTGGCGGAAGGTCACGATCCGGTGGAGCTGGCCTGTGCCTTTGCCGCCCTGGCGCGTGCCGACGAAGCGCCCATCGGTCGCCTGCAGGCGCCGCGCAAGGAGCGTGTCGAGCGTGGTGGTGAGCGTGCATCGCGTGACGGCAAGCCGCCGCGTCGTGAGCGTGACAGCCGCGGCCCGAGCGAAGGCATGACCCGCTACCGCGTTGCCGTCGGCCACAAGGATGGCGTAAAGCCGGGCCAACTGGTCGGCGCGTTGGCCAACGAGGGTGGCATCGAAGGTTCGCGGATCGGCCGTATCGATATCCGCAACGCCTTCTCGGTGGTGGAACTGCCGAGTTCGCTTCCGCCGAGCATCCTGGCCAAGATGGCGCGTGCCCGCGTCGCTGGCCGCCCGCTGGAGATCAGCGAGGACGGCGGTGCCCCCGAGCGTGCTCCGCGCCGTCGCCGCGAAGACGGTGATGCACCGGTGCGTCGCCGCACCAGCGCTTAA